GCACACCGGCGAGGACTCGCAGCGACTCAAGTACAAATGCGAGGTCTGCAACAAGGAATTCATGAGCTTCGAGTACTTTAAGGTCCATAAGAAGATACACAGCCAAAACCTGAACTTGACGTGCAAAGTATGCGGGAAGGTGTTCAGCGCCCTGGCGTCGCTGAGAGGCCACATGAAGTTACACACGGGCATGCACTTGCATACGTAAGTTTCCTGTGCAGTTTGGGCAATTTCAAAGTATCCTAATCAGGCTTTTTAGGTGCGATGTTTGCGGCAAACGTTTCGGTCAACGGTACAACTTGAAAATCCACACGAGGGTGCACACAGGGCAGTTGCCGTTTGAATGTTCGATGTGCAAAAAGAAATTCCACACGGAATCGAGCTACGAGAACCATCTACACACCCACCAGAAGCCGTCGGAAGCTGCTGAAATCCACCTAGCCCCCGTACAAACAGCACTACCCAAGGAGGGAGAAGATTTGCTGTCGAGTCTTCAGCTGAAAGTTCTTCCGAACACCACGGCGGACGGAACAACTGTCCTCATCAAAGAGGAGAGCATTGACGACTGCCCTTCCGATATCTTCAACGTGCCAGTTGCTTCCCGAATGAAAACCATCAGCGACTTCCTGGCAAGCTCCTCTGCGTCGCCACCGACGAACGagtttgaagacagccttaacGAATGTTCAGAACTGCCATACTCTAATATTTTCGACATCGACTCCGTCTCCCAGGGAATTCCCGCCACTGAAGCCGTTCTGGAAGACAATGACCTGCTAAGAAGGACCGACAGCAAGTCACAGGAGGCGCATTCCATGGACACGACGGACGGAAATTTCATTCGCAAGGAATGGGTCTACGCCAGCTACGGAGTGGGCTCCAAGTTGGACGACGAGATTTACTGTCCCGCCGAAAGTTTTATATATGAGTGAGCGGACGCTGCGCGTCGGAGGATGTTAAATGTGATCTCTCTGTAATGTGTTCGACGATATTAAGTGGAAAGTGCATAGGCGTAAGTTAAATGAATTTCTAGTCACGTGTTCTCTTTAACCCTTAAATACTAGTCTAAAGTGTCGAAACGGAAAGT
The DNA window shown above is from Hermetia illucens chromosome 5, iHerIll2.2.curated.20191125, whole genome shotgun sequence and carries:
- the LOC119656688 gene encoding zinc finger protein 57, with the protein product MSPRKKSVGEAASTDTSSDYQCPTCSENLPSKELFDIHMSGHSNNLKCAVCNMVLKSMKNYEKHCQRCKPYECQICGRVVRFRPNFIKHMRVHTGEDSQRLKYKCEVCNKEFMSFEYFKVHKKIHSQNLNLTCKVCGKVFSALASLRGHMKLHTGMHLHTCDVCGKRFGQRYNLKIHTRVHTGQLPFECSMCKKKFHTESSYENHLHTHQKPSEAAEIHLAPVQTALPKEGEDLLSSLQLKVLPNTTADGTTVLIKEESIDDCPSDIFNVPVASRMKTISDFLASSSASPPTNEFEDSLNECSELPYSNIFDIDSVSQGIPATEAVLEDNDLLRRTDSKSQEAHSMDTTDGNFIRKEWVYASYGVGSKLDDEIYCPAESFIYE